The Desulfoplanes formicivorans genomic sequence CGTCTTCTGACGGCCTGGGCATTCATGAAGGGCAGCAAATGGGTCAGGGCTCCCAGGGTGATCACATTGGTTGTCTGGACCACGCCGATCTTTTCCTTGGCCATTTGCGTAAAAGGCAGGCCCCAGTAAATGTTTGAGGGGGATTGATCCACCAGGGAGGAATCAATAAGCAGCCGGCCATGCATTTTCAGAGAGTTGTAATACATGTTGCAGGCTTCCTGACTCAGGGCCACCAGCAGATCAAGTCCCACGGGTTTGGGATAGCTGATGGGATCTGAACTCAGCACCACGTCCGACCGGCTGGCACCGCCCCGGGCCTCGGGCCCATAGCTTTGGGTCTGACAGACCTCGTACCCGTGATCAAGTGCCAGGGCCTGGCCCATGATCTTGCCAAGGGTCAAAATGCCCTGGCCCCCCAGACCGGAGAGTCGAATTTCAAAACGTGTCAGATGGTTGTTATTGTTCACCGCGTGCCTCCCTCAACTGGTTGCGCATGGCAGCATACCGTTCTTCAAGCCCGGGAATCTGTTTGTCCTGAAAGACGCCAATGGGTATTCTGTCGCGTTGCTTGTCCGGAGGCAGGGCATTGTACTTTTCAACGGAAAGGGCCTGTTTCCTGTACCATTTGTACATGTCGACCACGGTTTTGAACTTGTTCTTGCGGCCGTACTGGGTGTGACAGGGCGTCATGACCTCGATGAGATTGAACCCGGGATTGGTCAGCCCCTTGACCAGCAGTTTGTCCAGGAGATGAGCGTGCATGACCGTGCTGCGGGCCACAAAGGGGGCCCCGGCCGCACGCACCAGATCAATGACATCAAAGGCCTGTTCCAGCTGGCCGTAGGGGGTTGTTGCCGACACGGTTCCTTCGGGACTGGTGGGGGATTTCTGGCCTCCGGTCATGCCGTAGATATTGTTGTTCAGAATGAGTGCGGTGAGCCCGATGTTCCGCCGGGCCGCATGGATGAGATGGTTTCCGCCAATGGCCAGGGCATCGCCATCACCCATGACCACAATGACCTTGAGGCGGGGATTGGCCATCTTGATGCCCGTGGCAAAGGTCAGAGCCCGGCCGTGGGTGGTATGGATGGTGTTGAAGTCCACGTACACGGCCATGCGACCGGAACATCCGATACCGGCCACCAGAACGACTTCATCCTTGGAAAGTCCCAGACCATGCACGCACCGGATCAGGGAACCGAGAACAATGCCGTGACCGCATCCGGGACAGTAGACATGGGGGAACTTTTTGTTATGCCGAAGATACTCGTGAATGATATGTGTTATCTCTGCCATGGTATCCTGCATTGGTATAAGAGGATTGGTGGTTCACACCCCCCTGGAAAGGAGTCGAGCACAAGGGGAACTTGCCGGGTGATCCAGGTCCGTGTTCGGACCCGTCAGTTGCCTATGGAACCGCCCGGTGGCTTACCGTGAAACACTGCCGAGCACGGTTTTGAGGAGCTCGGACGGGGTGATGATCTGGCCATCCACCCTATTCATGGTCACCACCCGTGCCATGCCGTTGTTGACCCGTTTTACCTCCCGGGAGATCTGACCCATGTTCATTTCCGGGACCACAAGGGTCTTGCTTTGGCGGGCCACCCGTTCCACAATGCGTCGGGGAAAGGGAAACAGGGTCTTGAGTTTGACCAGCCCGGCCCTGACCCCTTGTTCCCGGGCCAGTTCAACAGCCAGTTCCGCGGAACGGGCCACACTGCCGTAGGCCACAATGGCGATTTCCGCATCCTCGCACTGGATCTCGTCAACCATCTGGATATCGTAATAATGCTGGTCGATCTTGCGGAAAAGCCGATTCATGAGTCCTTCCACTTCCTGGGGCTTGGAAGTGGGAAATCCCTGGCTGTCATGTGTCAGGCCGGTGGTGTGAAACCGGTAGCCCGTTCCCATGGGCGGCATGCAGGGAACCCCCTTCATGGTCTCCTCAAAGGGCGTGTACCAGTCAAAGGGCATGGATGGCGCGACCCGTGAAAAAATCTGAAAGGTGGATGGATCGGGCAGGGTGATCTTTTCCCGGGTGTGGGCGGTGACCTCGTCAATGAGCAGGATCACCGGAGTGCGATACTTTTCCGCAAAATTGAACGCGGTCACGGTCATTTCAAGACATTCGCGCACATTGACCGCAGAAAGCACAATGATGGGATGATCGCCATGGGTCCCCCATCTGGCCTGCTGGACGTCACCCTGGGCCGGGTTGGTGGGCAGCCCGGTGCTCGGTCCGCCCCGCATGACATTGACGATGACCAGGGGAACCTCGGCCATGCAGGCATACCCGATATGCTCCTGCATCAGGGAAAAGCCCGGACCCGACGTGGCCGTGAGCACCTTGCGCCCGGCCAGGGAAGCACCGATGATTGCCCCCATGCTGGCGATTTCGTCCTCCATCTGCAAAAAAACCCCGTTTTCCAGCAGGGGCAGACGTCGGGACATTTCCTCGGCGATTTCCGTGGACGGGGTGATGGGGTATCCGGCGAAAAAATCACAGCCGGCCAGCAACGCGCCCTCGACAACCGCTTCATTGCCCTGGGCAAACAATTCCTTGTGTTTTTTCTTCCTGGAAGACATCAGCTCTCCGTGCACACTGCTTCAACCGGTTTTGCTTCCGGTTGTTTGACGTTCTTAGACTTTGCCTGTGCCGCTATTCCGGAGACATCCTTGAAAACGGTTCCCGCAGGGTAGCCGTTATGCACCGCCCCGTTACATTCTTCCCTGGGACGCACGGAAACCGCAAAATCCGGACAATGCATCTCGCAAAACCCGCAATTCAAACATTCCTCTTCCCTGACCACGCATGCCTTGCCGTCTTTTCCCATCTCAAAGACCTTTCCGGGACAAAAGGCGACGCACAAGCCGCACCCCTTGCACCAGTCGGAAAAGACCCGCACCCTGGTTTGCCCTTTGCTTTTGGCCATCTGATTATGCCTCTGCCTGACTGAAAAGTTGATGTTATGAGGCGGGAAAAGCCTAGCGCCCGCCCGGTCATACCCGGTGGTCCACCTGTGTGCGCGTAGCCGAGCCGTCATGAAATGGCAATGGGTTTGCCGCGAATATTTCACATGTTTTTCATCTGGGGATCATCCTGATGCACAGGCAGCATTCTTCGGATAAGGCCAAAAGGACATGCCCGGGCTTTTCTTCATGCCAAAAACAGATCCAACAGCAGGGAATGCTTGAAAAACATGCTTGAAAGCCAGCCTGACGTCCTGCAACATGGCCCCGTTCTGCGTGTGCCTGCCAGCCATCCATCACCCCAGCAGTTTTGCTATGTGCTCGACCCCGTCTTCCAGGGAGGAAGCCACGAAAATCCCGGCATCGCGCATGGCCGTGAGTTTGGCGTCGATCTCGCCGTGCCCCTTACTCAGAATGGCTCCGGCATGACCAAAGGTCTTGCCGGGAGGAGCGGTCTGCCCGGCAATGAACCCCACAACCGGAAGATCAAACCCCGTGGACCTGATGTACGCGGCCAGTTTTTCCTCTTCATTGCCACCGATTTCTCCCAGCACAACAACGCCCCGGGTTGTGCCATCATTTCTGATGAGTTCCAGCATGTCGGTAAGGCCCGACCCGATGAACGGATCACCCCCGATGCCGACACAGATGGACTGACCGATCCCGGCCCGGGTCAGGCCGTAAACGGTTTCATAGGTCAGGGTGCCGCTTCGGGAAAAAACAGCCACCGGACCGGGTTTGAAAATCATCCCGGGCATGATGCCCAGCTTGATCTCATCAGGGATGACCAGACCCGGGGTGTTGGGGCCGATGAGCCGGGAAGTGGACGAGGACATGGCGTGCAAAACCCGCAGCATGTCCGCCTGGGGAATGGATTCGGTGATGCATATGATCCAGGGAATGTTTTCGGCGGCAGCCGCAAGAATGGCGTCGGGTGCAAATGCCGGGGGCACAAAAATCACGGTGGCGCCGATGTCATGATGGGCACAGGCCTGACGCACCGTGTCATAGACCGGGATGTCGTCAACACGGGTTCCTCCCTTGAACGGGGTCACGCCGGCAACAACCCGGGTGCCAAAAGAGCGCATGAGCCCCGTGTGCAATCTGCCGGTCTTGCCGGTTATTCCCTGAACCAGCACCTGGGTTTCCCGGTTCAGAGCGGACAGGGGACCGGAAGGGTGAAGAGAAACCCTGCCGTCCGGTTGCACCACCTGATCCGGCATGGAGATGGTTGTTGGCTCGGCCACATTCTTGCGTGCTGCTGAAGGGTGGATGATCCCGGCCAGCTCGGCAAGAGCTGATTCCATGTTCTCCACCAGGCAGAGCCGGGGATGGTTCAGGGCCTTGAGAATCTTTTGGCCGTCATCAGCCATGTAGCCGGAGAACCGGACCACACAGGGCTTGGTCAGCTCCACCTTGTCCAGGGTGGCGGTAAGGGCCTCGGCCACATGGGCGCAAGAAAGAATTCCCCCGAAAATATTGATAAAAATGACCTTGACCCGATCGTCTTCCACAAGCAGTTCCAGGCCGGTGCGCATCCTGGGGATATCTGCTCCCCCGCCCAGATCCAGAAAATTGGCCGGTTCCAGCCCGTTTTTGTTCAAAATATCCATGGTGTTCATGGCCAGCCCGGCCCCGTTGACCATCATGCCCACGGACCCCTTGAGGCGGTGGTAGCTCAGTCCGGCGGTCCGGGCCCTGATTTCGTCGGGGCTTTGGTGTTCTGGACGGCTGAGAGCCTTTTTGACCTCGGGGAGCAATGCCATCTTGCTGTCATCCAGATCCACCTTGCCGTCCAGGGCCACCAGGGTTCCCTGGTCGGTCAATGCCAGGGGATTGATTTCCGCCAGCAAGGCCCCGTGGGTGGTGACCAGATTGATCAGGGAGGTGCACAGGGCGTGAAAGGTGGACCAGGTTGTCCGGGGAAGGCCGAGATGGAAAAAGGCGTCCTGGATGCGGTGCTCATAACTGGAGGTCAAAAAATCAATTGATGCGGTCATGAGGGTGTCCCTGGAGGATGCTTCCACATCAACCCCGCCACATGCATTGCAGGCCAGGACAAGGGATCGGGTCTCACGCTGTACAAACACGCTCAGGTAGTATTCTTTCTTGATAGAGGCTGCAGGCTCGATGCGCACGTAAGGGACGGCAAGATCCCGTATGCGCATGGATAAGATGACGGGAAGGACCTGTTCCAGCTCCTGCATGTCCTTGACAAGGCGAACACCGCCGGCCTTGCCCCGACCACCGGTAAGCACCTGAGCCTTGACCACCATGGGAAAACCGATGGCAGTGATGTGGTCTTCATTCCCGGTTATGGTCGTGAGGGCATGCCCTCTGGGAACGGGGATGCCGACCTGAGCGAAAAGCTGTTTACTGGTATGTTCATCAAGTTTCATCCGATCTCCTGCATGC encodes the following:
- a CDS encoding 4Fe-4S dicluster domain-containing protein — its product is MAKSKGQTRVRVFSDWCKGCGLCVAFCPGKVFEMGKDGKACVVREEECLNCGFCEMHCPDFAVSVRPREECNGAVHNGYPAGTVFKDVSGIAAQAKSKNVKQPEAKPVEAVCTES
- the sucD gene encoding succinate--CoA ligase subunit alpha, with product MKLDEHTSKQLFAQVGIPVPRGHALTTITGNEDHITAIGFPMVVKAQVLTGGRGKAGGVRLVKDMQELEQVLPVILSMRIRDLAVPYVRIEPAASIKKEYYLSVFVQRETRSLVLACNACGGVDVEASSRDTLMTASIDFLTSSYEHRIQDAFFHLGLPRTTWSTFHALCTSLINLVTTHGALLAEINPLALTDQGTLVALDGKVDLDDSKMALLPEVKKALSRPEHQSPDEIRARTAGLSYHRLKGSVGMMVNGAGLAMNTMDILNKNGLEPANFLDLGGGADIPRMRTGLELLVEDDRVKVIFINIFGGILSCAHVAEALTATLDKVELTKPCVVRFSGYMADDGQKILKALNHPRLCLVENMESALAELAGIIHPSAARKNVAEPTTISMPDQVVQPDGRVSLHPSGPLSALNRETQVLVQGITGKTGRLHTGLMRSFGTRVVAGVTPFKGGTRVDDIPVYDTVRQACAHHDIGATVIFVPPAFAPDAILAAAAENIPWIICITESIPQADMLRVLHAMSSSTSRLIGPNTPGLVIPDEIKLGIMPGMIFKPGPVAVFSRSGTLTYETVYGLTRAGIGQSICVGIGGDPFIGSGLTDMLELIRNDGTTRGVVVLGEIGGNEEEKLAAYIRSTGFDLPVVGFIAGQTAPPGKTFGHAGAILSKGHGEIDAKLTAMRDAGIFVASSLEDGVEHIAKLLG
- a CDS encoding 2-oxoacid:ferredoxin oxidoreductase subunit beta gives rise to the protein MAEITHIIHEYLRHNKKFPHVYCPGCGHGIVLGSLIRCVHGLGLSKDEVVLVAGIGCSGRMAVYVDFNTIHTTHGRALTFATGIKMANPRLKVIVVMGDGDALAIGGNHLIHAARRNIGLTALILNNNIYGMTGGQKSPTSPEGTVSATTPYGQLEQAFDVIDLVRAAGAPFVARSTVMHAHLLDKLLVKGLTNPGFNLIEVMTPCHTQYGRKNKFKTVVDMYKWYRKQALSVEKYNALPPDKQRDRIPIGVFQDKQIPGLEERYAAMRNQLREARGEQ
- a CDS encoding 2-oxoacid:acceptor oxidoreductase subunit alpha; this encodes MSSRKKKHKELFAQGNEAVVEGALLAGCDFFAGYPITPSTEIAEEMSRRLPLLENGVFLQMEDEIASMGAIIGASLAGRKVLTATSGPGFSLMQEHIGYACMAEVPLVIVNVMRGGPSTGLPTNPAQGDVQQARWGTHGDHPIIVLSAVNVRECLEMTVTAFNFAEKYRTPVILLIDEVTAHTREKITLPDPSTFQIFSRVAPSMPFDWYTPFEETMKGVPCMPPMGTGYRFHTTGLTHDSQGFPTSKPQEVEGLMNRLFRKIDQHYYDIQMVDEIQCEDAEIAIVAYGSVARSAELAVELAREQGVRAGLVKLKTLFPFPRRIVERVARQSKTLVVPEMNMGQISREVKRVNNGMARVVTMNRVDGQIITPSELLKTVLGSVSR
- a CDS encoding 2-oxoacid:acceptor oxidoreductase family protein, which translates into the protein MNNNNHLTRFEIRLSGLGGQGILTLGKIMGQALALDHGYEVCQTQSYGPEARGGASRSDVVLSSDPISYPKPVGLDLLVALSQEACNMYYNSLKMHGRLLIDSSLVDQSPSNIYWGLPFTQMAKEKIGVVQTTNVITLGALTHLLPFMNAQAVRRRLKAALPAKIQEINKKAYNLGLRVARKQYPDAPAQMADLLWGTEENSASPASAASNESH